The Lucilia cuprina isolate Lc7/37 chromosome 5, ASM2204524v1, whole genome shotgun sequence genome includes a window with the following:
- the LOC111690862 gene encoding aspartate aminotransferase, cytoplasmic, protein MSCSIYDCVEKGPAIEVFALNRAFQEDTNAKKANLGVGAYRTSEGKPWVLPVVRKTEIKIASDDTINHEYLPVLGTEAFTKAATTLLLGEDSPALSENRAFGVQTLSGTGALRIGAEFLRRQMNRKVFYYSDPTWENHHKVFMDAGFEQPNTYHYWDQSKRVLDIEGLLADLEKAPEGAVIILHACAHNPTGCDPTHEQWVQIADLMERKKLFPFFDSAYQGFASGDPDYDAWAVRYFIKRGFELFCAQSFAKNFGLYCERVGNLSVVSNTPAVKEAVQSQFTLLVRGMYSNPPAYGSRIVSTVLNNADLRKEWMDCIKIMSSRIIKMRQALRQRLEELKTPGTWEHITQQIGMFSYTGLNEKQVRILIDEYHIYLLKTGRINMCGLNENNVNYVAEAINAAVTRIGSQL, encoded by the exons CTTATCGTACTAGCGAAGGCAAACCCTGGGTATTGCCTGTGGTACGTAAAACAGAGATTAAAATTGCCAGCGATGATACGATAAACCATGAATATTTACCAGTTTTAG GTACTGAAGCGTTTACAAAAGCAGCAACCACTTTGTTATTAGGTGAAGATTCCCCCGCCTTGAGTGAAAATAGA gCTTTTGGCGTACAAACCCTGTCTGGTACAGGTGCCTTGCGTATTGGTGCTGAATTTTTGCGCCGTCAAATGAACCGCAAAGTTTTCTATTATTCCGATCCTACTTGGGAGAATCATCACAAAGTGTTTATGGATGCTGGTTTTGAACAGCCCAATACTTACCACTACTGGGACCAAAGTAAACGTGTTTTAGATATTGAAGGTCTTTTGGCAGATTTAGAAAAGGCTCCCGAAGGCGCTGTTATTATTTTACATGCATGCGCCCATAATCCTACCGGCTGTGATCCTACTCACGAACAATGGGTTCAAATTGCCGATTTGATGGAACGCAAAAAATTGTTCCCTTTCTTTGATTCAGCTTATCAAGGTTTTGCTAGCGGTGATCCCGACTACGATGCCTGGGCTGTAAGATATTTTATTAAGCGTGGTTTTGAACTATTCTGTGCCCAATCATTTGCCAAAAATTTCGGTCTGTATTGTGAACGTGTTGGTAATTTAAGTGTAGTATCAAATACTCCTGCCGTTAAGGAGGCAGTACAATCTCAATTCACTTTATTGGTTCGTGGCATGTACTCAAATCCCCCTGCCTATGGTAGTCGTATTGTATCAACTGTTTTGAATAATGCTGATTTAAGAAAAGAATG gatggattgtattaaaattatgtCTAGTCGTATCATCAAAATGCGTCAAGCATTAAGACAACGTTTGGAAGAATTGAAAACACCCGGCACATGGGAACACATTACACAACAAATTGGCATGTTCTCATATACTGGCTTAAATG aaaaacaagtGCGTATCTTGATTGATGAATATCATATTTATCTATTGAAGACCGGACGTATCAATATGTGTGGTCTAAATGAGAATAATGTTAATTATGTAGCCGAAGCTATAAATGCTGCTGTAACACGTATCGGAAGTCAACTTTAA